From Microbacterium pseudoresistens, the proteins below share one genomic window:
- a CDS encoding phosphoenolpyruvate carboxylase has product MTSPEPTPTEAIRVISRFEASDGIPDDMRADVRMLGALLGQVLRESGGDDLFDDVERLRLATIQAYTDAEGGAFPRAIEIAESFTVRRADEVARAFTAYFHLVNLAEEHQRVRVLRERNGTPDQREAVDTVAGAFAHLRDEVGDDEARRRLTALRFHPVFTAHPTEARRRAVSSSIRRLAGLLAEHDAASDGGAEQHRTRRRMLEEISTLWRTAPLRAEKPAPTDEVRTVMSVFDETLFTTVPHVYRRIDDALLGDASGGSAPLTPAFVRIGSWVGGDRDGNPFVTAAVTREAAAIAAEHVLRGLERAVARIGRTLTLDVEDTPASSEVTALWERLSAADPGAAAAVAKRSPAEPHRRVLLLMADRIAATRDGDASRGYAAPEELLADLRAVQDSLRAAGAVRHAFGGVQHLIWQVETYGFHLAELEVRQHSEVHRRALAELDGTEKGHDGATVGEGLSEVTAEVLEVFRAVRDIQHAYGLRAAGRYVVSFTQSADDLANVHRLARYACGDDVPVLDVVPLFETFADLQSAPGILAEVVTHPEVAARLEQTGRRLEVMLGYSDSSKDVGPVAANLALYEAQAEIGRWAKEQGIELTLFHGRGGALGRGGGPANSAILAQPPHSVDGRFKLTEQGEVIFARYGEPAIAMRHIDQVAAATLLASSPEVERRTSDAAERFADVASTMDAASRERFFSLVKAEGFAPWFATVTPMEEIGLLALGSRPARRGLSVESLDDLRAIPWVFAWTQARINLAGWFGLGTALDAVGDEELLRTAYRDWPLLRTMVDNVAMSLAKTDPRIARRYLALGDRPDLAELVLDELELTRSWVIRLTGGDALLENKPVLQRAVTLRSPYVDALSLLQLRALRALRDAEEGTPQDPDLQRLLLLSVSGVAAGLQNTG; this is encoded by the coding sequence GTGACGTCTCCCGAACCCACACCCACCGAAGCCATCCGTGTCATCAGCCGCTTCGAGGCGAGCGATGGCATTCCCGACGACATGCGCGCCGATGTGCGCATGCTAGGCGCCCTGCTCGGCCAGGTTCTGCGTGAATCCGGCGGAGACGACCTCTTCGACGACGTCGAGCGGCTGCGCCTGGCGACGATCCAGGCGTACACGGATGCGGAGGGCGGAGCGTTCCCGCGCGCCATCGAGATCGCCGAGTCGTTCACGGTACGCCGGGCCGACGAGGTCGCCCGCGCCTTCACCGCATACTTCCACCTCGTGAACCTCGCCGAAGAGCACCAGCGCGTGCGCGTCCTGCGCGAGCGCAACGGCACGCCCGACCAGCGCGAGGCCGTCGACACGGTGGCCGGCGCATTCGCACACCTGCGCGATGAGGTCGGCGACGACGAGGCGCGACGCCGACTGACCGCGCTGCGCTTCCACCCCGTGTTCACGGCGCATCCCACCGAGGCGCGGCGGCGCGCGGTGTCGTCGAGCATCCGCCGTCTGGCAGGTCTTCTCGCCGAGCACGATGCCGCCAGCGACGGCGGTGCCGAGCAGCATCGCACCCGGCGCCGGATGCTGGAGGAGATCTCGACGCTGTGGCGCACCGCCCCGCTGCGCGCCGAGAAGCCCGCGCCCACGGACGAGGTGCGCACGGTGATGAGCGTGTTCGACGAGACGCTGTTCACGACGGTGCCGCACGTGTACCGCCGGATCGATGACGCCCTGCTCGGCGACGCCTCCGGCGGATCGGCGCCGCTGACCCCGGCCTTCGTGCGGATCGGCTCGTGGGTGGGCGGCGACCGCGACGGCAACCCCTTCGTCACCGCCGCCGTCACCCGCGAGGCCGCCGCGATCGCCGCCGAGCACGTGCTGCGCGGCCTGGAGCGCGCTGTGGCCCGCATCGGGCGCACGCTCACCCTCGACGTCGAGGACACCCCCGCCTCGAGCGAGGTCACGGCGCTGTGGGAGCGGCTGAGCGCCGCCGATCCCGGGGCCGCCGCAGCGGTCGCCAAGCGGTCTCCTGCCGAACCGCACCGCCGCGTGCTTCTGCTCATGGCCGACCGGATCGCGGCTACCCGCGACGGCGACGCGTCGCGCGGATACGCGGCCCCCGAAGAGCTGCTGGCGGATCTGCGCGCCGTGCAGGACTCGTTGCGTGCCGCGGGGGCCGTGCGTCACGCCTTCGGCGGCGTGCAGCACCTCATCTGGCAGGTCGAGACGTACGGATTCCACCTCGCCGAACTCGAGGTGCGCCAGCACTCCGAGGTGCACCGCCGCGCCCTCGCAGAGCTCGACGGCACCGAGAAGGGCCACGACGGAGCGACCGTCGGCGAGGGCCTGAGCGAGGTGACCGCGGAGGTGCTCGAGGTGTTCCGCGCCGTGCGCGACATCCAGCACGCCTACGGGCTGCGCGCCGCCGGGCGCTATGTCGTGTCGTTCACGCAGTCGGCCGACGATCTCGCGAACGTGCACCGACTCGCCCGGTACGCCTGCGGCGACGACGTGCCCGTGCTCGACGTCGTCCCCTTGTTCGAGACCTTCGCCGACCTGCAGTCCGCCCCTGGCATCCTCGCCGAGGTCGTCACCCATCCCGAGGTCGCCGCCCGGCTGGAGCAGACCGGCAGGCGCCTGGAGGTCATGCTCGGGTACTCCGACTCCTCGAAGGACGTCGGACCGGTCGCGGCGAACCTGGCTCTCTACGAGGCGCAGGCCGAGATCGGCCGATGGGCGAAGGAGCAGGGCATCGAGCTCACGCTGTTCCACGGCCGCGGCGGCGCGCTCGGCCGCGGCGGCGGGCCGGCGAACTCCGCCATCCTCGCCCAGCCGCCGCACTCGGTCGACGGACGCTTCAAGCTCACCGAGCAGGGCGAGGTGATCTTCGCACGCTACGGCGAGCCCGCCATCGCGATGCGCCACATCGACCAGGTGGCCGCTGCGACCCTGCTCGCCTCCTCCCCTGAGGTCGAGCGCCGCACCAGCGACGCCGCCGAGCGCTTCGCCGACGTCGCCTCGACGATGGATGCCGCATCCCGCGAGCGCTTCTTCTCACTCGTGAAGGCCGAGGGGTTCGCCCCGTGGTTCGCGACGGTGACCCCGATGGAGGAGATCGGACTGCTGGCCCTGGGCTCTCGCCCGGCCCGCCGCGGCCTGTCGGTCGAATCACTCGACGACCTGCGAGCGATCCCGTGGGTGTTCGCCTGGACCCAGGCGCGGATCAACCTCGCCGGATGGTTCGGCCTCGGCACCGCACTGGACGCCGTGGGCGACGAAGAGCTGCTGCGCACCGCCTACCGGGACTGGCCGCTGCTGCGCACCATGGTCGACAACGTCGCGATGAGCCTGGCCAAGACCGATCCGCGCATCGCCCGCCGCTACCTCGCCCTGGGCGACCGGCCGGATCTTGCCGAACTCGTGCTCGACGAGCTGGAGCTCACCCGGTCGTGGGTGATCCGGCTCACCGGCGGCGACGCGCTGCTGGAGAACAAGCCCGTGCTGCAGCGCGCGGTGACGCTGCGCAGCCCGTATGTCGACGCGCTGTCGCTGCTGCAGCTGCGGGCCCTGCGCGCCCTGCGCGATGCCGAGGAGGGGACCCCGCAGGATCCCGATCTGCAGCGTCTGCTGCTGCTCTCGGTGAGCGGTGTGGCCGCCGGCCTGCAGAACACCGGGTGA
- a CDS encoding gamma carbonic anhydrase family protein has translation MIYEHLGARPRIDDTAVIAPSAVVSGDVEIGPGCQVLHGAVITAEGGPITVGENVIVMENAIVRASAANPVHIGDHVLIGPGATVSGATVGDEVFLATGTRVFNGAQIGARAEVRINGVVHLRTILPEDAVVPIGWVAVGEPLRILPPERHEEIEAAQRELDFPGYVFGVDRDTPDVMVQLTERYGRSLARHAHDREV, from the coding sequence ATGATCTACGAGCACCTCGGGGCTCGGCCCCGCATCGACGACACCGCTGTCATCGCCCCCTCCGCCGTCGTCTCCGGAGACGTCGAGATCGGGCCGGGCTGCCAGGTGCTGCACGGCGCCGTCATCACGGCGGAGGGCGGGCCGATCACCGTCGGCGAGAACGTCATCGTCATGGAGAACGCGATCGTGCGCGCGAGCGCCGCCAACCCTGTGCACATCGGCGACCATGTGCTCATCGGTCCTGGCGCCACCGTGTCGGGGGCGACGGTGGGCGATGAGGTGTTCCTCGCCACGGGCACGCGCGTGTTCAACGGCGCGCAGATCGGCGCCCGCGCCGAGGTGCGGATCAACGGCGTCGTGCACCTGCGTACGATCCTTCCCGAGGACGCGGTGGTGCCGATCGGCTGGGTGGCGGTCGGGGAGCCGCTGCGGATCCTGCCCCCCGAGCGGCACGAGGAGATCGAGGCCGCACAGCGCGAGCTCGACTTCCCCGGCTACGTGTTCGGCGTCGACCGCGACACCCCGGATGTGATGGTGCAGCTCACCGAGCGCTACGGGCGATCACTGGCCCGCCACGCCCACGACCGTGAGGTCTGA
- a CDS encoding type II toxin-antitoxin system PemK/MazF family toxin: MAKLNSGDIVWMSPDATIGREQQGRRPAVIVAGNEFLTLVDSLALIVPVTSRGRGWPNHVPLLELPGPSWAMTEQLRLVSRERLHEHLDVVDELAMQRIQHWIRRFLDL, translated from the coding sequence ATGGCGAAGCTGAACTCGGGTGACATCGTCTGGATGTCGCCCGATGCGACGATCGGTCGCGAACAGCAAGGACGACGACCCGCCGTCATCGTCGCAGGCAATGAGTTCCTGACGCTTGTCGACTCGCTGGCACTCATCGTCCCTGTCACCTCACGCGGGCGCGGATGGCCCAATCACGTCCCGCTCCTCGAACTCCCCGGGCCGTCATGGGCGATGACGGAGCAGCTCCGCCTCGTCTCCCGGGAACGCCTGCACGAGCATCTGGATGTGGTCGACGAACTCGCGATGCAACGCATCCAGCACTGGATACGGCGATTCCTCGACCTCTGA
- the nhaA gene encoding Na+/H+ antiporter NhaA, producing the protein MRISSNPLRGQQFPALLLLLAAALGLLLANMPVHDPIAEVLHAHIAIPGTALDLSVAHWVSDGLLALFFLVVAIELRHELTHGELDSFGKAVQPAIAATGGVLVPIIVYLLVAGRSADTAVGWPVPTATDIAFALGVLAMFGKGLPAAVRVFLLALAILDDIVGIVFIAVLFAHDLRVLPLVLALVAVIVFWLLSRWLHASGHAGIAVAMGVVGVVCWGLVAVSGVHATIAGVLLGLVMSPVPAGRVRHGLEPAVNGLVLPIFAFVAAFVVIPSLSPSELSPAFWGIVIALPVGKIVGISVFGWLAMRIRPRGSAPAMPFADLLAAGALGGIGFTVSLLLANLAFAADPLVRDEAILGVLVGSLVSLVIAAAVVSLRARWYRTLAAASE; encoded by the coding sequence ATGCGCATCTCGTCGAACCCGCTGCGAGGCCAGCAGTTCCCCGCCCTGCTGCTGCTCCTGGCGGCAGCGCTGGGCCTGCTGCTGGCCAACATGCCCGTACACGATCCCATCGCCGAGGTGCTGCACGCGCACATCGCGATCCCCGGCACCGCATTGGATCTGTCGGTGGCGCACTGGGTCTCCGACGGCCTTCTCGCGCTCTTCTTCCTCGTGGTCGCGATCGAACTGCGCCACGAGCTGACCCACGGCGAGCTCGACAGCTTCGGCAAGGCCGTGCAGCCCGCGATCGCGGCGACCGGCGGAGTGCTCGTGCCGATCATCGTCTATCTGCTCGTCGCGGGGCGCTCGGCCGATACGGCGGTCGGCTGGCCGGTGCCCACCGCGACCGACATCGCCTTCGCCCTCGGTGTGCTGGCGATGTTCGGCAAGGGGCTTCCCGCCGCGGTGCGCGTGTTCCTCCTGGCGCTCGCCATTCTCGACGACATCGTCGGCATCGTCTTCATCGCGGTGCTGTTCGCCCACGACCTGCGCGTGCTGCCGCTCGTGCTCGCCCTCGTGGCCGTGATCGTGTTCTGGCTGCTCAGCCGGTGGCTGCACGCGTCGGGGCATGCCGGGATCGCCGTCGCCATGGGGGTCGTCGGCGTCGTGTGCTGGGGCCTGGTCGCGGTGTCGGGGGTGCACGCGACGATCGCCGGCGTGTTGCTCGGGCTGGTCATGTCGCCCGTGCCGGCCGGGCGGGTGCGGCACGGCCTCGAACCGGCGGTGAACGGACTCGTGCTGCCGATCTTCGCCTTCGTCGCGGCCTTCGTGGTGATCCCCTCGCTGTCTCCCTCCGAGCTCTCGCCCGCGTTCTGGGGCATCGTCATCGCCCTGCCGGTGGGCAAGATCGTGGGCATCTCGGTGTTCGGCTGGCTCGCGATGCGCATCCGTCCGCGCGGCAGCGCCCCGGCGATGCCGTTCGCCGACCTGCTCGCCGCCGGTGCGCTGGGCGGCATCGGCTTCACGGTGTCGTTGCTGCTGGCCAACCTCGCCTTCGCCGCCGATCCGCTCGTGCGCGACGAGGCCATCCTCGGCGTGCTCGTGGGCTCGCTGGTTTCGCTCGTGATCGCGGCGGCGGTGGTGTCGCTGCGGGCGCGCTGGTACCGCACTCTCGCTGCGGCGAGCGAATGA
- a CDS encoding GNAT family N-acetyltransferase: MPLILPTPDRFDEWVELIEEYGGPDSPELAGSGFHGNREPRTPALTEDGYAEWLTMLEEEADDSVPLLPGRVHSSSFWIVDDAGAWVGFLALRRSLNEFLREYGGHIGYSIRPSRRREGHAARALRDALGEASALGIERVLITCDEDNIASARTILANGGIYEDSRGGKRRYWVATGRS; this comes from the coding sequence ATGCCGCTGATCCTGCCCACCCCCGATCGCTTCGACGAGTGGGTCGAACTCATCGAGGAGTACGGCGGCCCGGATTCTCCTGAGCTTGCAGGATCCGGCTTCCACGGTAACCGTGAGCCACGCACCCCCGCGCTCACCGAGGACGGATACGCCGAGTGGCTGACGATGCTCGAGGAAGAGGCCGACGACTCCGTGCCGCTCCTGCCCGGAAGGGTCCACAGCTCGTCGTTCTGGATCGTGGATGATGCCGGAGCGTGGGTCGGATTCCTCGCCCTGCGGCGCTCCTTGAACGAGTTCTTGAGGGAGTACGGCGGACACATCGGATACTCGATCCGCCCCTCCCGGCGGCGCGAAGGGCACGCTGCGAGGGCACTGCGCGATGCTCTCGGCGAAGCATCCGCCCTGGGGATCGAGCGCGTGCTCATCACCTGCGACGAGGACAACATAGCCTCGGCGCGCACGATTCTCGCCAACGGCGGGATCTACGAGGACTCTCGCGGCGGGAAGCGTCGCTACTGGGTGGCCACAGGGCGCTCCTGA
- a CDS encoding MazG family protein yields MSGSDDALRAAAETMGRVREECPWSQRITHRDLVPYLVEESHEVIDAVETGDRAELREELGDLLWQVLFHAAIAAQDADEPFDIDDVARGLTEKMVRRHPHVFGDAVARTPDEVLVHWNAAKAAEKRERRSVLDGVPRSMPALALAQKLLGRAAPVLGDAPAAPRTDGESKRGEPISEAELGDALLALVAQARAHGWDAERALRERLRGLEDDVRAAEGC; encoded by the coding sequence ATGAGCGGATCGGATGACGCGTTGCGCGCGGCGGCGGAGACGATGGGCCGGGTGCGGGAGGAGTGCCCCTGGTCGCAGCGCATCACGCATCGGGACCTCGTGCCGTACCTCGTCGAGGAGTCGCATGAGGTGATCGACGCCGTCGAGACCGGCGACCGTGCGGAGCTGCGGGAGGAACTGGGCGACCTGCTCTGGCAGGTGCTGTTCCACGCCGCGATCGCCGCGCAGGATGCCGACGAGCCGTTCGACATCGACGACGTCGCGCGGGGGCTCACCGAGAAGATGGTGCGCCGGCATCCGCACGTCTTCGGTGATGCCGTGGCACGCACGCCGGACGAGGTGCTCGTGCACTGGAACGCGGCGAAGGCGGCGGAGAAGCGAGAGCGCCGCAGCGTGCTCGACGGCGTTCCCCGGAGCATGCCCGCTCTAGCCCTCGCGCAGAAGCTCCTCGGTCGCGCCGCCCCCGTCCTCGGCGATGCTCCGGCTGCCCCGCGAACCGACGGTGAGTCGAAACGAGGTGAGCCGATCTCCGAAGCCGAGCTCGGCGACGCCCTCCTCGCCCTGGTCGCCCAGGCCCGCGCACACGGCTGGGACGCTGAGCGCGCCCTGCGCGAGCGCCTCCGCGGCCTGGAGGACGACGTCCGCGCCGCCGAGGGCTGCTGA
- the hisS gene encoding histidine--tRNA ligase, with protein sequence MRDFLPADKARRERVLAVIRERYRAHGFDEIETPVVEEYGRLHAGIGGDNEKLSYNLLRRGLDAEAIRAGADDPAALSDLGLRYDLTVPLARFYASNRGQLPGVFRSIQIGPVWRAERPQKGRYRQFVQCDIDIIGDDSARAEAELIVASLDTVDALGLEGGTVRVNDRRALEWMLDSFGFGDDERPGVLITIDKLDKLGPDGIVAELRERGATSTAVDAFEMFLRRPQTTIYHPYGEAQIRRALPEGAPDEIVAHLVGLGEAVAAARPAAEGIDPVPLAFDPFLVRGMGYYTGTIFELAHPSVGYSLGGGGRYDGMIGRFLGQQVPAVGFSIGFERIVDLVAEREDAGAAAVVLVHDADVPTPELLAHKAALIADGARVRVEKRPKNLKTLLERAAADGYTAFAAVRAGDDPSAIEVKPLG encoded by the coding sequence ATGCGCGACTTCCTCCCCGCTGACAAGGCCCGTCGCGAGCGCGTGCTCGCCGTCATCCGCGAGCGCTACCGCGCCCACGGCTTCGACGAGATCGAGACGCCCGTCGTGGAGGAGTACGGGCGGCTGCACGCGGGGATCGGCGGCGACAACGAGAAGCTCTCGTACAATCTGCTGCGCCGCGGACTGGACGCCGAGGCGATCCGTGCGGGTGCCGACGACCCGGCGGCGCTCAGCGACCTCGGCCTGCGCTACGACCTCACGGTGCCGCTCGCCCGCTTCTACGCGAGCAACCGCGGGCAGCTGCCCGGGGTGTTCCGTTCGATCCAGATCGGACCCGTGTGGCGTGCCGAGCGCCCGCAGAAGGGCCGGTACCGGCAGTTCGTGCAGTGCGACATCGACATCATCGGCGACGACTCGGCCCGCGCCGAGGCCGAGCTCATCGTCGCCTCGCTCGACACGGTCGACGCCCTGGGTCTGGAGGGCGGCACGGTGCGTGTGAACGACCGCCGCGCGCTGGAGTGGATGCTCGACTCCTTCGGTTTCGGCGATGACGAGCGCCCTGGTGTGCTCATCACGATCGACAAGCTCGACAAGCTCGGCCCCGACGGGATCGTCGCCGAGCTTCGCGAGCGCGGCGCGACGTCGACGGCCGTCGACGCGTTCGAGATGTTCCTGCGCCGCCCGCAGACGACCATCTACCACCCGTACGGCGAGGCGCAGATCCGCCGCGCGCTGCCCGAGGGGGCTCCCGACGAGATCGTCGCGCACCTGGTGGGACTCGGCGAGGCCGTGGCCGCGGCGCGACCCGCGGCGGAGGGCATCGATCCGGTTCCGCTGGCCTTCGACCCGTTCCTCGTGCGCGGCATGGGCTACTACACGGGCACCATCTTCGAGCTCGCCCACCCGTCGGTCGGGTACTCACTGGGCGGGGGCGGCCGCTACGACGGCATGATCGGGCGGTTCCTCGGGCAGCAGGTGCCCGCCGTCGGCTTCTCGATCGGATTCGAGCGGATCGTGGACCTCGTCGCCGAGCGTGAGGATGCGGGTGCCGCCGCCGTCGTCCTCGTGCACGATGCCGATGTGCCCACGCCCGAGCTGCTCGCGCACAAGGCGGCTCTCATCGCCGACGGTGCGCGCGTGCGCGTGGAGAAGCGGCCGAAGAACCTCAAGACGCTGCTGGAGCGCGCCGCCGCCGACGGCTACACGGCGTTCGCCGCAGTCCGCGCGGGAGACGATCCGAGCGCGATCGAGGTCAAGCCGCTCGGGTGA
- a CDS encoding AraC family transcriptional regulator: MIDATRGILYPARLPEFHRLPAPAEAAELVAWFWIPEWNLDPGRSSRQEVVSYPALNLVVQAEEGASLAGATTRASHRDLVGRGWVVGALLRPAAVAALIEDPAALVDAERAVDEPVLRTAVTAAMAAGEGHRERAVEEFAHWLAARVGTVSEPARHANAMADLLMMDSSVRTPAQAAARLAVSERTLQRMAHRHVGLSPAAMIRRRRLQEAAQRVRDDHSVDLATIAAEYGFADHAHLSNEFRTALGFTPSAYRSGVRSSGAPLAP; this comes from the coding sequence ATGATCGACGCGACTCGAGGCATTCTCTACCCGGCGCGTCTGCCCGAGTTCCATCGGCTGCCCGCACCGGCCGAGGCGGCCGAGCTCGTCGCCTGGTTCTGGATCCCGGAATGGAATCTCGATCCCGGGCGGTCGTCGCGTCAGGAGGTGGTGAGCTACCCGGCGCTGAACCTCGTGGTCCAGGCCGAGGAGGGTGCCTCGCTCGCCGGCGCGACGACGCGCGCGTCGCACCGGGATCTCGTGGGACGCGGATGGGTGGTCGGTGCCCTGCTGCGCCCAGCGGCGGTCGCGGCGCTGATCGAGGATCCCGCGGCGCTCGTCGACGCCGAACGCGCCGTCGACGAACCGGTTCTGCGCACCGCGGTGACCGCTGCGATGGCAGCAGGAGAGGGGCACAGGGAACGCGCGGTCGAGGAGTTCGCCCACTGGCTGGCCGCGCGAGTCGGGACTGTTTCCGAGCCCGCCCGGCATGCGAACGCGATGGCCGATCTCCTCATGATGGACTCCTCGGTGCGCACACCCGCGCAGGCGGCGGCCCGGCTCGCGGTCTCCGAGCGCACGCTGCAGCGGATGGCGCATCGCCACGTCGGTCTGTCGCCGGCAGCGATGATCAGGCGGCGACGCCTGCAGGAAGCCGCCCAACGGGTGCGCGACGACCATAGCGTCGATCTGGCGACGATCGCGGCCGAGTACGGCTTCGCCGATCACGCGCACCTGAGCAACGAGTTCCGCACCGCGCTCGGCTTCACGCCGTCGGCGTACCGGAGCGGGGTCCGATCCTCAGGCGCACCGCTCGCGCCGTGA
- the gdhA gene encoding NADP-specific glutamate dehydrogenase: protein MATAVQPAFDAVQARSPHEPEFHQAVHEVLHSISPVIEQHPEYCDLGVLERLVEPERQIMFRVPWADDSGKLQVNRGYRIQFSSVLGPYKGGLRFHPSVNLSIIKFLGFEQIFKNALTGQGIGGAKGGSDFDPHGKSEAEVMRFCQSFMSELYRHLGEHTDVPAGDIGVGGREIGYLFGMYRKITNRHESGMFTGKGTGWGGAEVRTEATGYGAVFFAQEMLAVHNESLDGKRVVVSGSGNVAIYAIEKAQQLGATAVTASDSSGYVVDDAGIDVALLRQIKEVERARIVEYANRRPGARFVEGGRVWEVPGDIAVPSATQNELSIDDAEALIANGVRAVSEGANMPCLPDAAAAFQKAGVLFAPGKAANAGGVATSALEMSQNASRQRWTFGDSENKLREIMADIHDAAFQAAERYDVAGDYVAGANIAGFERVATAMVAQGAI, encoded by the coding sequence CTGGCCACCGCCGTGCAGCCCGCCTTCGACGCGGTCCAGGCGCGCAGCCCTCACGAACCGGAGTTCCACCAGGCCGTGCACGAAGTGCTGCACTCGATCTCTCCTGTGATCGAGCAGCATCCCGAGTACTGCGACCTGGGTGTGCTGGAGCGGCTCGTCGAGCCCGAGCGCCAGATCATGTTCCGGGTGCCATGGGCGGACGACTCCGGCAAGCTGCAGGTCAACCGCGGATACCGCATCCAGTTCTCCTCCGTGCTCGGCCCGTACAAGGGCGGGCTGCGCTTCCATCCCTCGGTGAACCTCTCGATCATCAAGTTCCTCGGCTTCGAGCAGATCTTCAAGAACGCGCTCACCGGTCAGGGCATCGGCGGCGCCAAGGGCGGAAGCGACTTCGACCCGCACGGCAAGAGCGAGGCCGAGGTCATGCGCTTCTGCCAGTCGTTCATGAGCGAGCTGTACCGCCACCTGGGCGAGCACACCGACGTCCCCGCGGGCGACATCGGCGTCGGCGGCCGCGAGATCGGCTACCTCTTCGGGATGTACCGCAAGATCACCAACCGTCACGAGTCGGGCATGTTCACCGGAAAGGGCACCGGCTGGGGCGGCGCAGAGGTGCGCACCGAGGCGACCGGCTACGGCGCGGTGTTCTTCGCACAGGAGATGCTGGCCGTGCACAACGAGTCGCTCGACGGCAAGCGCGTGGTCGTCTCCGGCTCCGGCAACGTGGCGATCTACGCGATCGAAAAGGCCCAGCAGCTGGGCGCCACCGCCGTGACCGCCTCCGACTCCTCCGGCTACGTCGTCGACGACGCCGGGATCGATGTGGCCCTGCTCCGCCAGATCAAGGAGGTCGAGCGGGCGCGCATCGTCGAGTACGCGAACCGTCGCCCCGGTGCGCGCTTCGTCGAGGGCGGGCGGGTGTGGGAGGTCCCCGGCGACATCGCCGTGCCCTCCGCCACCCAGAACGAGCTGAGCATCGACGACGCAGAGGCGCTCATCGCCAACGGCGTGCGCGCGGTCTCCGAGGGCGCCAACATGCCGTGCCTCCCGGATGCGGCAGCGGCGTTCCAGAAGGCGGGCGTGCTCTTCGCCCCCGGCAAGGCCGCCAACGCCGGCGGTGTCGCCACCTCGGCACTGGAGATGAGCCAGAACGCCTCGCGTCAGCGCTGGACCTTCGGCGACAGTGAGAACAAGCTGCGCGAGATCATGGCCGACATCCACGACGCCGCCTTCCAGGCGGCGGAGCGCTACGACGTCGCCGGAGACTATGTCGCGGGCGCGAACATCGCCGGCTTCGAGCGCGTCGCCACGGCGATGGTCGCCCAGGGCGCCATCTGA
- a CDS encoding VOC family protein, with product MTTDTQNTDTQNTTPTGATGTHTTDGRPHSATSLTPFLAVRDARGAIGFYRDVFGARVVDVTEFGGVVSHADLDFGMGRLQLGEPSGDFHLVAAPDGEDDCYSLGLYVPDTDAVVARAEAAGATVREAPSDFVSGDRYASIRDPFGVRWSIMTRVEDLSDEESAARVAEWAASFTASPTDAG from the coding sequence ATGACTACAGACACGCAGAACACAGACACGCAGAACACCACCCCCACCGGAGCGACCGGGACCCATACGACCGACGGACGCCCGCATTCGGCGACCTCGCTGACGCCCTTCCTCGCGGTTCGCGACGCGCGAGGCGCCATCGGCTTCTACCGCGACGTCTTCGGTGCCCGGGTCGTCGATGTCACCGAGTTCGGCGGCGTCGTCTCGCACGCCGACCTCGACTTCGGGATGGGACGCCTCCAGCTCGGCGAGCCGAGCGGCGATTTCCACCTCGTCGCCGCTCCCGACGGCGAGGACGACTGCTACTCGCTGGGCCTCTACGTCCCCGACACGGATGCCGTGGTCGCGCGCGCCGAGGCGGCCGGGGCGACCGTGCGCGAGGCGCCGTCGGACTTCGTCTCCGGCGACCGCTACGCCAGCATCCGCGATCCCTTCGGCGTGCGCTGGTCGATCATGACGCGCGTCGAGGACCTCTCCGACGAGGAGAGCGCCGCCCGTGTCGCCGAGTGGGCCGCGTCGTTCACCGCCTCACCGACCGACGCCGGCTGA